The Nitrospira tepida genome includes a window with the following:
- the tldD gene encoding metalloprotease TldD: MPTQPQTDLSQFGVTEQEVLRALARVKAPAVDYADLYFEATRSESVSMEEGLVKRATKSISQGVGVRATAGEKTGFAYSDELTKKDLEIAADAARYIAASPQGGSPVPVTHRQQPAHNLYPLEQTVAEVATQDRVALLNLIDQEARRCDPRIKNVFASINMEYKIVMVVNHEGLAVGDVQPLARLQVTCIAEENGNRQVGSFGGGGRIGFEWFREQDRYVRYAKEAARQAILNLSAVEAPAGVMPVVLGGGWPGILLHEAVGHGLEADFNRRKTSAFSDRIGTRVASELCTIVDDGTLPFRRGSLNMDDEGTPTSRTVLIEKGVLRGYITDRLNARLMGIPLTGNGRRESYQSVVLPRMTNTFMLAGEDDPQDILRSVKRGLYAVSFGGGQVDITSGKFVFSASEAYLIEEGRITKPVKGATLIGNGPDVLTKVSMVGHDLALDEGIGTCGKEGQSVPVGVGLPTIKIDELTVGGTQAS; encoded by the coding sequence ATGCCGACACAACCGCAAACGGATCTCAGCCAATTCGGCGTGACCGAGCAGGAAGTGCTCCGGGCGCTGGCCCGGGTCAAGGCGCCGGCGGTCGATTACGCCGATCTCTACTTCGAAGCCACTCGATCGGAGTCGGTCTCGATGGAAGAGGGGCTCGTCAAGCGCGCCACCAAGAGCATTTCACAGGGGGTCGGGGTACGGGCGACGGCGGGAGAGAAGACCGGGTTCGCCTATTCCGACGAGCTGACGAAGAAGGACCTTGAAATCGCCGCCGATGCGGCCCGCTACATCGCCGCTTCTCCCCAGGGAGGCAGCCCCGTCCCCGTCACCCATCGCCAGCAGCCGGCGCATAATCTCTATCCGCTTGAGCAGACCGTAGCGGAGGTGGCGACCCAGGACCGGGTGGCGCTCTTGAATCTCATCGACCAGGAGGCAAGGCGCTGTGACCCGCGGATCAAAAACGTGTTCGCCTCCATCAATATGGAATACAAGATCGTGATGGTGGTGAACCATGAAGGCCTGGCGGTCGGCGACGTGCAACCCCTGGCCCGCCTGCAGGTGACCTGCATCGCGGAGGAAAACGGAAATCGTCAGGTCGGGAGCTTCGGTGGCGGCGGGCGGATTGGCTTTGAATGGTTTCGGGAGCAGGATCGCTACGTGCGTTATGCCAAAGAGGCGGCGCGTCAGGCCATTTTGAACTTGAGCGCCGTCGAGGCGCCGGCGGGGGTGATGCCGGTGGTGCTGGGCGGGGGCTGGCCGGGGATCCTGCTGCATGAAGCAGTCGGGCACGGGTTGGAGGCGGACTTCAATCGACGGAAGACCTCGGCGTTTTCCGACCGCATTGGGACGAGGGTCGCGTCGGAACTCTGCACCATTGTGGACGACGGAACCCTGCCGTTCCGCCGCGGGTCGCTGAACATGGACGACGAGGGAACCCCGACCAGCAGGACGGTGCTGATCGAAAAGGGCGTCCTGCGCGGGTACATCACGGATCGGCTCAATGCGAGGCTGATGGGAATTCCGCTGACCGGGAACGGCCGGCGCGAGAGCTACCAGAGCGTGGTGCTGCCCCGTATGACCAATACCTTCATGTTGGCGGGCGAGGACGATCCGCAGGACATCCTGCGGTCGGTGAAACGCGGGCTCTACGCCGTCTCCTTCGGGGGCGGACAGGTCGATATCACGAGCGGCAAGTTCGTCTTTTCGGCGAGCGAAGCCTATCTGATCGAAGAGGGTCGGATCACCAAACCCGTCAAAGGCGCGACCCTTATCGGCAACGGACCGGATGTGCTGACGAAGGTCTCGATGGTCGGCCATGACCTCGCATTGGACGAGGGGATCGGCACCTGTGGGAAGGAAGGCCAGTCGGTGCCGGTCGGGGTGGGACTGCCGACGATCAAGATCGATGAGCTGACGGTCGGCGGGACGCAGGCCTCGTAG
- a CDS encoding TldD/PmbA family protein, with protein MTTAVTTSSSYVDLALDLLDQAKRDGATDAEVMVADGETLSVQVRMSAVDRLTKAREKRLGLRVFIGKRSATTSTSDFSKASLTQLVADTCALARAVVEDEVSGLPEADQFAKDLPDLDLYDETRLTTEQQIDLARTAERTALSADPRITNSEGAEFDWSSGSIVLANSRGFSGQYRASNFSLSVAPVARDPDSGAMQRDSWYAVQRAYAKLDSPESIGLEAARRTIRRLGAKRVATQRVPVIFDQEMAGGLLSQLCSALSGYALYKGASYLVGQLGQRIAPETVTIYDDGRMAGGLGSKPFDGDGLPTRRTVVVERGVLKSYLLDTYSGRKLGLASTGNASRSVGDSPGVGPTNFYLSPGTKSAGQIIGGVKEGLYVTELIGFGVNMVTGDYSRGAVGFWIKDGELAFPVEEITIAGNLKDMWLNIEEIGNDLRFRGRIASPTIKLQEMTVAGS; from the coding sequence ATGACGACGGCGGTGACGACCAGCAGTTCCTACGTGGATCTGGCCCTGGATCTGCTCGACCAGGCCAAACGCGACGGAGCGACCGATGCGGAGGTGATGGTGGCTGACGGCGAAACCCTGTCGGTGCAGGTCCGCATGTCGGCGGTGGATCGGCTCACCAAAGCCAGAGAAAAGCGATTGGGACTCAGGGTTTTTATCGGCAAGCGTTCGGCCACGACCTCCACCTCGGATTTTTCCAAGGCCTCGCTCACGCAGTTGGTCGCCGATACCTGCGCGCTCGCCCGGGCCGTCGTCGAGGATGAGGTGTCCGGGCTACCCGAAGCGGATCAGTTTGCGAAGGATCTGCCCGATCTGGACCTCTACGACGAGACGCGTCTGACAACCGAGCAGCAGATTGACTTGGCCAGGACCGCTGAGCGCACGGCCCTGTCGGCCGATCCTCGCATCACGAATTCCGAAGGGGCGGAGTTCGACTGGTCCAGCGGGTCCATCGTGCTCGCCAATAGCCGCGGATTTTCCGGCCAGTATCGCGCCTCCAATTTTTCCCTCTCCGTCGCGCCGGTCGCCCGCGATCCCGACAGCGGCGCGATGCAGCGCGATAGCTGGTACGCCGTGCAACGCGCGTACGCCAAGCTCGACAGCCCCGAGTCAATCGGCCTGGAGGCGGCGCGCCGGACCATCCGCCGGCTCGGCGCCAAGCGGGTGGCCACCCAGCGGGTCCCGGTCATCTTCGATCAAGAGATGGCTGGCGGGTTGTTGAGCCAACTCTGCAGCGCCCTCTCGGGCTATGCCCTCTATAAAGGAGCTTCCTATCTTGTCGGCCAATTGGGGCAGCGGATCGCCCCGGAGACTGTCACGATCTACGATGACGGCCGCATGGCCGGCGGCTTGGGCTCCAAACCCTTCGACGGAGACGGGTTGCCGACCAGGCGGACCGTCGTGGTCGAGCGGGGTGTCCTCAAGAGCTACCTCCTCGACACCTATTCCGGGCGCAAACTGGGACTGGCTTCAACCGGCAACGCCTCGAGAAGTGTGGGGGACAGCCCCGGCGTCGGGCCGACGAACTTTTACCTGAGTCCTGGCACCAAGTCCGCCGGGCAGATCATCGGTGGGGTCAAGGAAGGGCTATATGTGACCGAGCTGATCGGTTTCGGCGTGAACATGGTGACGGGGGATTATTCCCGCGGGGCGGTGGGGTTCTGGATCAAGGATGGGGAGCTGGCGTTTCCAGTCGAGGAGATCACCATCGCCGGCAATCTCAAGGATATGTGGCTGAACATTGAAGAGATCGGGAATGACCTGCGTTTCCGAGGACGCATCGCGAGCCCGACGATCAAGCTGCAGGAAATGACGGTCGCCGGCAGTTAG
- a CDS encoding dienelactone hydrolase family protein, with translation MADLVETMVQFPGEGVTIRAFMVSKGAKEPRPAIIVVQEWWGLNDHVKDIARRLANEGYVAMAPDLYSRLGHAVTTNANEAGQLMNRLKQEDGLKDLTATAAYLKSTPGVDAGRIGVIGFCMGGSYTLMLPCVNAEIKAAVPFYGQVPNPDSPIQNLACPILYIYGEDDGWITRADVQRLAGALKKYGKTGEIKTYPGAPHAFFNDTRKEVYRPVEAADAWGRALDFFRQHLA, from the coding sequence ATGGCTGACCTAGTCGAAACCATGGTGCAGTTTCCCGGCGAGGGGGTCACGATCCGCGCATTTATGGTCTCGAAAGGGGCGAAAGAGCCGCGTCCTGCGATCATCGTCGTCCAGGAATGGTGGGGGCTTAACGACCATGTCAAGGACATCGCGCGCCGGCTCGCCAATGAGGGCTACGTGGCGATGGCGCCGGATCTCTATTCCCGCCTGGGCCATGCCGTCACCACCAATGCCAACGAGGCCGGCCAACTGATGAACCGGCTGAAACAGGAGGACGGCCTCAAGGATCTCACGGCGACGGCGGCCTATTTGAAATCCACGCCTGGGGTCGATGCGGGCCGCATCGGGGTGATCGGGTTCTGCATGGGCGGCTCCTATACGCTGATGTTGCCCTGCGTGAATGCGGAGATCAAAGCGGCGGTGCCCTTTTACGGTCAGGTGCCGAATCCGGACAGTCCGATCCAAAACCTGGCCTGCCCGATCCTCTACATCTATGGAGAGGATGACGGCTGGATCACCAGGGCGGATGTGCAACGGCTGGCGGGCGCGCTCAAGAAGTACGGCAAGACGGGAGAGATCAAGACCTACCCCGGAGCCCCCCACGCCTTTTTTAACGATACGAGGAAAGAAGTCTATCGGCCGGTGGAGGCGGCGGATGCGTGGGGGCGGGCGCTGGACTTCTTCCGCCAGCACCTGGCCTGA